In bacterium, one DNA window encodes the following:
- a CDS encoding T9SS type A sorting domain-containing protein, with the protein MKIRYFFFWLLFLVVFCGTVYAQTIKVSGHVFLYNQSRNDSVRVVFERVAPTSLFDSTYTDTSGYYELNIQKGVYTVTWSKEGYYWRSEKGLALYGDKDLTCYTVTRKEVPAMFLSIPSAMDAASPGDTVLVAPGTYYGTIDFKGKNITLASWYITTGDTSYISQTVLHGNKQGTVVVFQSNEDTTAVLDGFTVTNGIESRQASVEKCTGIRCNGASPRLQNLVITGNSDYSSAGVYLYYSNTVIHNVSIHDNYAYSYNGGGMYIYSGNPVIDNVSIYNNYANWYGGGIYIESSNPVITNVTFNNNDCYWFYGSGICIYNGKPVITNCILSNHRGSYAIYLDNSSPFITYTNFWNNQNNNFSRLGEWYGVNVTVNANGDSCDAYMNIQTDPCFIDPGNGDLRLRDNSRCIGAGTAENAPSADILGLRRGTPPDIGAYENPLNTPAPPVVMVSTELPDAVAGLVYNDTLRVDFPYGRSKLTYRLLEGPGWMTVDTAGILTGKPAAGDTGSRSAVTVVVSDPSGFADTLSTYLRVIDTIGPPSNVIVEYKSGDGNRCTLWWKKSSSEELGYVRKYLIYRSQTSVLTEPVPSTDYASPEALFAAEMYYTVLVDSVAPGVSRYTDDLDLRKNSQYYYWVQAVGSGMESDMVVAGVKTLVESVPAAFSVSEAYPNPFNPATTIDYCLPRDSRVTVTVYNISGARIAVLKDDFELAGGYSVVWNARGMPSGLYFCRFRADKFTVTKKLLLLK; encoded by the coding sequence ATGAAAATACGGTATTTCTTCTTCTGGCTCCTTTTCTTGGTGGTTTTTTGCGGAACGGTATATGCACAGACGATAAAAGTCAGCGGTCACGTGTTTCTCTATAATCAGAGCCGCAATGACAGTGTCAGGGTGGTTTTCGAGCGCGTTGCGCCGACCTCGCTGTTCGACAGCACCTATACGGACACATCGGGTTACTACGAGCTGAATATCCAGAAAGGCGTGTACACGGTCACCTGGTCGAAAGAAGGGTATTACTGGCGCTCGGAGAAAGGTCTTGCTTTGTACGGCGACAAGGATTTGACGTGCTACACCGTTACCAGGAAAGAAGTCCCCGCCATGTTCCTGTCCATCCCCTCTGCCATGGATGCCGCCTCTCCGGGCGATACCGTGCTCGTCGCTCCGGGGACATACTACGGGACTATTGATTTCAAGGGTAAAAACATCACCCTTGCATCGTGGTACATTACCACCGGCGACACCTCGTATATTTCACAGACGGTTCTTCACGGCAACAAACAGGGCACGGTGGTCGTTTTTCAGAGCAATGAAGACACCACGGCAGTGCTCGACGGGTTCACCGTAACAAACGGCATCGAATCACGACAGGCGAGTGTAGAAAAATGCACTGGGATCAGGTGCAACGGTGCAAGCCCGCGGCTGCAGAACCTCGTGATAACGGGGAATTCAGACTATTCATCCGCAGGAGTTTATTTGTATTACAGTAACACCGTCATACACAATGTATCTATCCATGACAATTACGCCTATTCTTACAACGGCGGTGGGATGTATATTTATAGTGGTAATCCCGTCATAGACAATGTATCGATCTATAACAATTATGCAAATTGGTATGGCGGGGGTATATATATTGAAAGTAGTAATCCTGTAATTACGAATGTAACATTTAACAATAATGATTGTTATTGGTTTTATGGATCGGGAATCTGTATTTACAACGGGAAACCTGTCATTACAAACTGTATACTGTCCAATCATAGAGGGTCGTATGCCATATATTTAGACAACAGTTCCCCGTTTATAACCTATACGAATTTCTGGAATAACCAGAATAACAACTTTTCCCGGCTCGGCGAATGGTACGGTGTCAATGTTACGGTGAATGCGAACGGTGATTCGTGCGACGCCTATATGAACATCCAGACCGACCCCTGCTTCATCGATCCCGGCAACGGCGATTTACGCCTCCGTGACAACAGCCGGTGCATCGGCGCGGGCACTGCCGAGAACGCTCCGTCGGCCGATATCCTCGGTTTACGGCGCGGAACGCCGCCGGACATCGGCGCTTATGAGAACCCCCTGAACACCCCTGCCCCGCCGGTTGTCATGGTCTCCACTGAATTGCCGGACGCCGTGGCGGGACTCGTCTATAACGATACCCTCCGCGTGGACTTCCCCTACGGGAGATCGAAGCTGACCTACCGCCTGCTCGAAGGCCCCGGATGGATGACCGTCGACACTGCGGGAATCCTCACGGGGAAACCTGCGGCCGGTGACACGGGGAGCAGGTCCGCGGTGACCGTCGTGGTGAGCGATCCGAGCGGTTTCGCCGATACCCTGTCGACTTACCTGCGGGTCATCGATACGATCGGCCCGCCCTCGAACGTTATCGTCGAATACAAATCCGGGGACGGTAACCGGTGCACGCTCTGGTGGAAGAAATCCTCCAGCGAGGAGCTCGGATATGTCAGAAAGTATCTGATATACCGCTCGCAGACATCCGTGCTGACCGAGCCTGTGCCCTCCACGGATTATGCTTCACCCGAGGCTCTTTTTGCCGCGGAAATGTACTATACGGTGCTCGTCGATTCGGTCGCCCCCGGTGTTTCACGGTATACCGACGATCTGGATCTCCGGAAAAACAGCCAGTATTACTACTGGGTTCAGGCGGTCGGTTCCGGAATGGAAAGCGACATGGTCGTCGCCGGGGTCAAAACCCTTGTGGAAAGCGTACCCGCCGCGTTTTCCGTCTCGGAAGCCTATCCCAACCCGTTCAATCCTGCCACGACTATCGATTACTGTCTTCCCCGCGACAGCCGGGTGACGGTGACCGTTTATAACATCTCCGGCGCCAGAATCGCCGTACTGAAGGATGACTTCGAACTCGCGGGCGGGTATTCGGTGGTGTGGAATGCCCGGGGCATGCCGAGCGGGCTGTATTTCTGCCGGTTCAGGGCGGATAAATTCACCGTGACGAAGAAACTCCTGCTTTTGAAATGA
- a CDS encoding alpha-L-fucosidase, with protein sequence MKEIVFRAAHITPSDRQAAWQKLEFYAFIHFGMNTFSDREWGDGTESPALFNPTAFDASQWVAVCKAAGMKGLILTAKHHDGFCLWPSAYTEHSVKNSPWKNGRGDVIAEVARACHEAGLKFGIYCSPWDRHESTYGDSPAYNEHFKNQLRELLTNYGELFCVWFDGACGEGPNGKRQVYAWEEYYALIRELQPHAVISVMGPDVRWCGNEAGETRQSEWSVLPVRNADRATIAEKAQHADDPAFASAGGSEEDLGSREKIMEAYESGVRGQPRGAAPTGEKKAPGEKSAAVEKSVGASELIWFPAEVNTSIRPGWFYHASQDSLVKPLGVLLDIYYGAVGGNATFLLNFPPDKRGLIHENDAARARELGKVLNETFRTNLALGAKATASGVRGGDQAYGAGKTVDGDENTYWTTDDWQDTASIEYDLGAEKTFNVAMLQEYIRAGQRVEDFALDVQAGGTWKEIARSTVIGYKRLLRFEPVTARKVRVRILRSRVCPTMANFGLFLAPR encoded by the coding sequence AATGGGGCGACGGCACCGAGAGCCCGGCGCTCTTCAACCCGACCGCTTTCGATGCCAGTCAATGGGTCGCGGTCTGCAAGGCTGCGGGCATGAAGGGCCTCATTCTGACCGCCAAGCACCATGACGGATTCTGTCTCTGGCCGAGCGCGTACACCGAACATTCGGTGAAAAACAGCCCATGGAAGAACGGCAGGGGAGACGTTATCGCCGAGGTTGCCCGCGCATGCCATGAGGCAGGGCTCAAGTTCGGGATTTACTGCTCGCCCTGGGACAGGCACGAGTCAACGTACGGGGATTCGCCTGCGTACAACGAGCATTTCAAGAACCAGCTCCGCGAGCTTCTGACGAATTACGGCGAGCTGTTCTGTGTCTGGTTCGACGGCGCCTGCGGCGAAGGCCCGAACGGCAAGCGTCAGGTCTATGCGTGGGAGGAGTACTATGCGCTCATCCGCGAGCTTCAGCCTCATGCGGTCATTTCGGTCATGGGACCCGATGTCCGGTGGTGCGGCAACGAGGCCGGGGAAACCCGCCAGTCCGAATGGAGCGTACTCCCCGTCCGAAACGCAGACAGGGCGACCATCGCCGAGAAGGCGCAGCACGCGGACGATCCGGCGTTCGCCAGCGCCGGAGGGTCGGAGGAGGACCTCGGCAGCAGGGAGAAGATTATGGAGGCGTATGAGAGCGGTGTGAGAGGGCAGCCACGGGGGGCTGCTCCTACGGGGGAGAAAAAGGCACCGGGGGAAAAAAGCGCAGCGGTGGAAAAGAGCGTGGGCGCAAGCGAGCTCATCTGGTTTCCGGCCGAGGTCAACACCTCGATACGGCCCGGATGGTTCTACCACGCCAGCCAGGACAGCCTGGTCAAACCGCTCGGGGTGCTGCTCGATATCTACTACGGCGCGGTGGGCGGCAACGCGACATTTCTCCTCAATTTTCCGCCGGACAAACGGGGGCTGATCCATGAAAACGACGCCGCACGAGCCCGTGAGCTCGGGAAAGTGCTGAACGAGACCTTCCGGACGAACCTCGCGCTCGGGGCGAAGGCAACGGCATCCGGTGTGCGCGGCGGCGACCAGGCGTACGGCGCGGGGAAAACGGTCGACGGCGACGAGAATACGTACTGGACGACCGACGACTGGCAGGATACGGCGAGCATCGAGTATGACCTCGGCGCGGAAAAAACGTTCAACGTGGCCATGCTTCAGGAGTACATCAGGGCGGGACAGCGTGTCGAGGATTTCGCGCTCGATGTGCAGGCCGGGGGGACATGGAAGGAAATCGCACGGTCGACGGTCATCGGGTACAAACGCCTCCTGAGATTCGAGCCGGTGACAGCGCGGAAGGTAAGGGTAAGGATACTCCGGTCGAGGGTGTGCCCGACGATGGCGAATTTCGGGCTGTTCCTCGCGCCGCGGTGA